One window of Metopolophium dirhodum isolate CAU chromosome 3, ASM1992520v1, whole genome shotgun sequence genomic DNA carries:
- the LOC132941657 gene encoding probable transaldolase, whose amino-acid sequence MTEPSPKKSKMSSLGQLKNFTVVVADTGDFETMKKYKPTDATTNPSLILAAAKMPQYKDLISKALKLAVANGKTIEEQTEEAMDNLVVLFGTEILSLIPGRVSTEVDARLSFDKEASIAKAIKYIEMYEKAGIAKERILIKLASTWEGIQAAKVLEQEHGIHCNLTLLFSLYQAIACAESDVTLISPFVGRILDWHVANTDKKSFEPLKDPGVQSVTNIYNYFKKFNYKTVVMGASFRNIGEIKALAGCDLLTISPKLLEELELSNEPLTEYLTVKNGKASDLKKIEIDEAKFRWEMNEDKMANDKLSEGIRNFAADSRKLEKILTEMLNKIN is encoded by the exons atgacagAACCATCGCCTAAGAAGTCAAAAATGTCGTCGCTGGGTCAGCTCAAGAACTTTACCGTTGTCGTGGCTGACACGGGAGATTTTGAAA CCATGAAAAAGTATAAACCTACTGATGCTACTACAAACCCAAGTCTTATCCTAGCTGCAGCTAAAATGCCTCAGTACAAAGATTTGATATCAAAAGCTCTGAAATTAGCGGTCGCAAATGGAAA GACAATTGAAGAACAGACCGAAGAAGCCATGGATAATCTTGTTGTGTTGTTTGGTACTGAGATTCTATCTCTAATTCCAGGACGAGTGTCCACTGAAGTTGATGCTAg attgtCTTTTGACAAAGAAGCAAGTATTGCTAAAGCTATCAAATACATTGAAATGTACGAAAAGGCTGGAATTGCCAAAGaacgtatattaattaaattagctTCCACGTGGGAAGGTATTCAAGCAGCCAA agtTTTGGAACAAGAACATGGAATACAttgtaatttaactttattGTTTTCACTTTATCAAGCCATCGCTTGTGCTGAATCCGATGTCACTTTAATATCTCCTTTCGTTGGACGTATTTTGGATTG GCATGTTGCAAACACTGACAAGAAAAGTTTCGAGCCTTTAAAGGATCCCGGTGTACAATCAGTaactaatatttacaattatttcaaaaaattcaactataaaACTGTTGTGATGGGTGCATCATTCCGTAACATTG GTGAAATCAAAGCATTGGCTGGATGTGATTTGTTAACAATTAGTCCTAAGCTACTTGAGGAATTAGAATTGTCTAATGAGCCACTCACGGAATATTTAACCGTGAAGAAtg GTAAAGCAtcagatttgaaaaaaattgaaattgatgaAGCTAAGTTTCGTTGGGAAATGAATGAAGACAAAATGGCCAATGATAAGTTGTCTGAAGGTATAAGGAATTTTGCTGCTGATTCTCGTAAACTTGAGAAAATTCTTACAGAGATGttgaataaaatcaattaa